One Desmodus rotundus isolate HL8 chromosome 4, HLdesRot8A.1, whole genome shotgun sequence DNA segment encodes these proteins:
- the CASP6 gene encoding caspase-6 has translation MSFVPGPREAGLAGEEQSITETDAFYKSETFDPAEKYKMDHKRRGLALIFNHERFFWHLTLPERRGTSADRDNLMRRLSDLGFEVKCFNDLKAEELLLKIHEASTSSHLDADCFLCVFLSHGEGNHIYAYDAKIEIQTLTGLFKGDKCQSLVGKPKIFIIQACRGNQHDVPVIPLDVVDHRTNKPEVNVTEVDAASVYTLPAGADFLMCYSVAEGYYSHRETVNGSWYIQDLCEMLRKFGSSLEFTELLTLVNRKVSQRRVDFCKDLSAIGKKQVPCFASMLTKKLHFFPKS, from the exons ATGAGCTTCGTACCGGGGCCCCGAGAGGCTGGCCTGGCAG GTGAGGAACAAAGTATAACAGAAACAGATGCCTTCTATAAGAG TGAAACGTTTGATCCAGCAGAAAAGTACAAAATGGACCACAAGAGGAGAGGACTTGCGCTAATCTTCAATCATGAGAGGTTCTTCTGGCACTTAACACTGCCGGAGAGGCGGGGCACCAGTGCGGACAGGGACAACCTCATGCGCAG GTTGTCAGATCTAGGATTTGAAGTGAAATGCTTTAATGATCTTAAAGCAGAAGAACTGTTGCTCAAAATTCATGAGG CATCAACCTCGAGCCATCTAGATGCCGAttgctttttgtgtgttttcctgAGTCACGGCGAAGGCAACCACATTTACGCCTATGACGCCAAAATTGAAATTCAGACACTGACTGGCTTGTTCAAAGGAGACAAGTGTCAGAGCCTGGTTGGAAAGCCCAAGATATTCATCATTCAG GCTTGTCGGGGGAACCAGCACGACGTGCCAGTCATTCCTTTGGATGTGGTGGATCATCGCACAAACAAACCGGAAGTCAACGTCACCGAGGTGGATGCGGCCTCCGTGTACACCCTGCCTGCTGGAGCAGACTTCCTCATGTGTTACTCTGTTGCAGAAG GTTATTATTCTCATCGGGAAACTGTGAATGGCTCTTGGTACATTCAAGACTTGTGTGAGATGCTGAGAAAATTCGGCTCCTCCTTAGAGTTCACAGAACTCCTCACACTGGTGAATAGGAAAGTTTCTCAGCGCCGAGTGGACTTTTGCAAAGACCTAAGTGCAATTGGAAAGAAGCAGGTCCCCTGCTTTGCCTCCATGCTAACTAAAAAGCTGCATTTCTTTCCGAAATCATAA